A single genomic interval of Flavihumibacter rivuli harbors:
- a CDS encoding DUF2157 domain-containing protein, which translates to MSQNFFESMHRQGLVGEESMGKVRQFYSQPRLRIHNELRLLLYLGVLLVSGGTGILIYKNIDTIGHLAIIGLVGLASLGCFGYSFKHAPPFQWQKTESPSVLFDYLLLLGCLLLLIFFGYLQYQYQVFGTRWGLASFIPMCLLFLAAYYFDHQGVLSMAITNMAAWLGITVNRATAYGITELNDNRTILTATLMGISLIVVAHVLATRKYKPHFSPTYHQFGTHISYIALLAGLFHFDRIYLLWMLGLLALGAYHYFKAFREGSFYYLVVTVLYLYIGVSYVVSAKILGSLSNDVGLIYANLFYYLGSAALLSGLLIKLNKKMKQHDRLSSQ; encoded by the coding sequence ATGTCGCAAAACTTTTTTGAATCCATGCACCGGCAGGGGCTGGTCGGTGAGGAATCAATGGGGAAGGTCCGGCAATTCTACAGCCAGCCCAGGCTCAGGATCCACAATGAACTTCGGCTGTTATTATACCTTGGGGTACTGCTGGTGAGCGGGGGTACCGGAATACTGATCTACAAGAATATCGACACCATCGGGCACCTGGCCATCATTGGGCTGGTTGGACTGGCATCGCTGGGCTGTTTTGGCTACAGTTTCAAACATGCCCCGCCCTTTCAGTGGCAAAAGACCGAATCACCCAGTGTGCTTTTTGACTACCTCCTGCTACTGGGCTGCCTCCTGCTGCTCATATTCTTCGGCTACTTGCAATACCAGTACCAGGTATTTGGCACCCGGTGGGGATTGGCCAGTTTCATCCCCATGTGCCTGCTCTTCCTGGCAGCCTATTATTTCGATCACCAGGGGGTACTCAGCATGGCCATTACAAATATGGCTGCCTGGCTGGGCATTACGGTTAACCGGGCAACAGCATATGGGATCACTGAGCTGAACGACAACAGGACCATCCTAACGGCAACGCTCATGGGCATATCACTGATCGTGGTGGCCCACGTATTGGCAACCCGGAAATACAAGCCCCATTTCTCCCCTACCTATCACCAGTTTGGGACACATATCAGTTATATCGCCCTGCTCGCGGGCCTTTTCCACTTCGACAGGATCTACCTGCTGTGGATGTTGGGCTTGCTGGCCCTGGGCGCCTATCATTATTTCAAGGCCTTCCGCGAAGGCTCCTTCTACTACCTGGTGGTCACCGTACTCTATCTGTACATTGGCGTCAGCTATGTGGTGTCCGCTAAAATATTGGGCAGCCTGTCGAACGATGTCGGACTGATCTATGCCAACCTCTTCTATTACCTGGGCTCGGCCGCACTCCTTTCAGGTTTGCTCATAAAGCTCAACAAGAAAATGAAACAACATGATCGCCTATCCAGTCAATGA